From Streptomyces yatensis, one genomic window encodes:
- a CDS encoding type I polyketide synthase: MSNEEKLVDYLKWTTAELHETRQRLREVQAQLAEPIAVVGMACRFPGGVRTPAQLWELVADERDAVSSFPTDRGWDLENLYHPDPEHHGTSYVRAGGFIYDAADFDAEFFDIGAREAAAIEPQQRMLLELAWEATESAGIDPHTLRGSRTGVYTGVMYHDYASRLDEIPEGLLGHVGNGNAGSVSSGRVAFTLGLQGAAVSLDTACSSSLVAMHLAAGSLRRGECTLALAGGAAIMYTASVFQVASSQRQLSPDVRCRSFADAADGMVYGEGSGLVLLERLSDARRNGHPVLAVIRGSAINQDGASTGMAAPNGPAQQQLIRDALADARLSTGDVDAVEAHGTGTAFGDSIELQALLATYGQGRPEDRPLLLGSIKSNLGHTQAAAGMAGVIKMVMAMRRGVLPRSLHIDRPTRLVHWRKGAVRLLTERTEWPRVDRPRRAGVSSFSASGTNAHVILEEFTESVESDVDDSGARDPGLVPWVVSARGAAALRGQARALAAHTAAAGPGLSPVEVGWSLVTTRSAFDHRAVVVGRGPDELRAGLAALAAGEPHPSVVGPEVARAGAAAASVGGTVLVFGGEGRHLPGTGAELYDRFPVFASAFDEAGELLGVKGDRDASSREGLFALYVALARLLASVGVRSDAVVGCGVGEIAAAHIAGALDLTRACRLVAAGTDPSTVEYERPPLPSLDEAGAVWELGPEAMLTSAPAALVLSPFRGDGAEGTEKSEVRELLCGLARMHTMGATVDWVALFDGDPAPRTVALPTYAFQRQRFWLENEAPADAVSRAETWADAEFWDAVARTDTAALTRALEVPADRRDVLAEILPALATWRRQREWCYRIAWKPLADPPTSRLTGTWLVVTSGHSGSGDSGGDAMVTAVITALRDHGAEAVVFAPDTTSSETTPPDEETRARRMSEAVAGRPVAGVLSLLAVEPPTGDGRGPALAPTLDVFETLRRAGIEAPVWLATRGGVGVDLGDPMSRPEQARFWGLGGALAMERPRRWGGLVDLPELFDDRAGRRFAAVLAGAYGEVEVAVRGDSCFARRLVRDTPTAPTTPARRLRGTVLITGAATTLAAHTARWAAEEGAEHLLLVDTAPPVADLVAELNASGVRVSVANVDVADPEALAAAVTGIPAEFPLTAVLHLAAPLAAETGQLDAARIEDEWAATVAGAVNLCALGSSHELSVLVLGCSIVGVLPSPGLGNQAPAHAYLSALAQGCRARGVPATSVCWGSIDEPDTAVGAAKQLRTNGMPALPQRSAAALLRQAVMADMASVVIADIDWAWMTAHASELGTDRLFDGLSGPSATPHTHHGR, from the coding sequence ATGAGCAACGAGGAAAAGCTCGTCGACTATCTCAAGTGGACCACGGCCGAGCTCCATGAGACCCGGCAGCGGCTGCGGGAGGTCCAGGCGCAGCTGGCGGAGCCGATCGCCGTCGTCGGCATGGCCTGCCGCTTTCCCGGCGGTGTGCGCACCCCGGCACAGCTGTGGGAGCTGGTGGCCGACGAGCGGGACGCCGTCTCCAGCTTCCCCACCGACCGGGGCTGGGACCTGGAGAACCTCTATCACCCCGATCCGGAGCACCACGGCACCTCGTACGTGCGGGCCGGTGGCTTCATCTATGACGCGGCCGACTTCGACGCGGAGTTCTTCGACATCGGCGCCCGGGAAGCGGCGGCCATCGAACCGCAGCAGCGGATGCTGCTGGAGCTGGCCTGGGAGGCGACGGAGAGCGCGGGTATCGATCCGCACACCCTGCGGGGCAGCCGGACCGGCGTCTACACCGGGGTGATGTACCACGACTACGCCTCGCGGCTGGACGAGATCCCCGAGGGCCTGCTGGGCCACGTGGGCAACGGCAACGCGGGCAGTGTGTCCTCGGGCCGGGTGGCGTTCACCCTCGGTCTGCAGGGCGCGGCGGTCAGCTTGGACACCGCGTGTTCGTCGTCGCTGGTGGCGATGCATCTGGCGGCCGGATCGCTGCGCCGGGGCGAGTGCACGCTGGCGCTGGCCGGTGGCGCCGCCATCATGTACACCGCGAGCGTCTTCCAAGTGGCCTCCAGTCAGCGCCAGTTGTCCCCCGATGTCCGGTGCCGGTCGTTCGCTGACGCCGCCGACGGCATGGTGTACGGGGAGGGCTCCGGGCTGGTGCTGCTGGAGCGGCTGTCGGACGCGCGGCGCAACGGGCATCCCGTGCTGGCCGTCATCCGGGGCTCGGCGATCAACCAGGACGGTGCCAGTACGGGCATGGCCGCTCCCAACGGCCCCGCCCAGCAGCAGCTGATCCGCGACGCCCTGGCCGACGCCCGGCTGTCCACGGGGGATGTGGACGCGGTGGAGGCGCACGGCACCGGTACCGCGTTCGGCGACTCCATCGAGCTCCAGGCGCTGCTCGCCACGTATGGCCAGGGCCGTCCGGAGGACCGGCCGCTGCTGTTGGGATCCATCAAGTCGAATCTCGGTCATACGCAGGCCGCCGCGGGAATGGCCGGTGTGATCAAGATGGTGATGGCGATGCGCCGGGGCGTGCTGCCACGTTCGCTCCACATCGACCGGCCGACCCGGCTGGTGCACTGGCGCAAGGGCGCGGTGCGGCTGCTGACCGAGCGGACGGAGTGGCCGCGAGTGGACCGGCCGCGGCGGGCCGGGGTGTCCTCGTTCAGCGCCAGCGGCACCAACGCCCATGTGATTCTCGAGGAGTTCACCGAATCGGTGGAGTCTGATGTCGACGACAGTGGCGCCCGCGACCCGGGGCTGGTGCCGTGGGTGGTGTCCGCGCGAGGTGCGGCGGCGCTGCGCGGCCAGGCCCGTGCGCTGGCCGCGCATACGGCGGCGGCCGGTCCGGGGCTGTCCCCCGTCGAGGTGGGATGGTCACTGGTGACCACGCGGTCGGCCTTCGACCACCGGGCGGTCGTGGTCGGCCGGGGGCCTGATGAGCTGAGGGCGGGGCTGGCGGCGCTGGCGGCCGGTGAGCCGCATCCCTCGGTGGTGGGACCCGAGGTGGCCCGTGCCGGCGCGGCGGCCGCCTCGGTGGGCGGGACGGTGTTGGTCTTCGGTGGCGAGGGTCGCCACCTCCCGGGGACGGGCGCCGAGCTGTACGACCGGTTCCCCGTCTTCGCCTCCGCCTTCGACGAGGCCGGTGAGCTGCTGGGAGTGAAGGGGGACCGCGACGCGTCCTCCCGGGAGGGGTTGTTCGCCCTCTACGTCGCACTGGCCCGGCTGCTGGCCTCGGTGGGGGTGCGTTCCGACGCGGTGGTGGGCTGTGGGGTCGGTGAGATCGCCGCGGCGCACATCGCCGGTGCTCTCGACCTCACCCGCGCCTGCCGCCTGGTAGCCGCCGGCACCGATCCGAGCACGGTGGAGTACGAGCGGCCGCCCCTGCCCTCGCTCGATGAGGCCGGCGCGGTGTGGGAGCTGGGGCCGGAGGCGATGCTGACCTCCGCCCCGGCGGCGCTGGTGCTGTCGCCCTTCCGGGGCGATGGGGCCGAGGGGACCGAAAAGTCGGAGGTGCGGGAGCTGTTGTGCGGCCTGGCACGTATGCACACCATGGGCGCCACCGTGGACTGGGTCGCGCTGTTCGACGGCGATCCGGCTCCCCGCACCGTCGCCCTGCCCACCTATGCCTTTCAACGGCAGCGCTTCTGGCTGGAGAACGAGGCTCCGGCGGATGCCGTGTCCCGGGCCGAGACCTGGGCGGACGCCGAGTTCTGGGACGCCGTGGCCCGTACGGACACGGCGGCCCTGACCCGGGCACTCGAGGTCCCCGCCGACCGACGGGACGTGCTCGCGGAGATCCTTCCCGCCCTGGCCACCTGGCGGCGGCAGCGGGAGTGGTGCTACCGCATCGCCTGGAAACCCCTCGCCGACCCGCCGACGTCACGACTGACCGGCACCTGGCTGGTCGTGACGTCCGGCCACAGCGGGTCCGGTGACAGCGGCGGCGACGCCATGGTGACCGCCGTGATCACCGCGCTGCGCGACCATGGCGCCGAGGCCGTCGTGTTCGCCCCGGACACCACATCTTCGGAGACCACACCGCCGGACGAGGAGACCCGGGCCCGGCGGATGTCCGAAGCCGTCGCCGGGCGGCCGGTCGCCGGGGTGCTCTCCCTGCTGGCAGTGGAGCCACCGACCGGCGACGGGCGCGGCCCGGCACTCGCCCCGACCCTCGACGTGTTCGAGACACTGCGCCGGGCCGGGATCGAGGCACCGGTGTGGCTGGCCACCCGTGGGGGCGTCGGCGTCGACCTGGGCGATCCGATGTCCCGTCCGGAGCAGGCCCGGTTCTGGGGTCTGGGCGGGGCGCTGGCGATGGAGCGTCCGCGCCGGTGGGGCGGGCTGGTCGACCTGCCGGAGCTGTTCGACGACCGGGCGGGACGGCGGTTCGCTGCGGTCCTGGCCGGGGCGTACGGCGAGGTGGAGGTGGCCGTGCGCGGCGACAGCTGCTTCGCCCGGCGCCTGGTGCGCGACACCCCCACGGCCCCCACCACCCCTGCCCGACGGCTCCGGGGGACGGTCCTCATCACGGGCGCCGCCACCACCCTGGCCGCGCACACCGCCCGTTGGGCAGCCGAGGAGGGCGCCGAACACCTGCTGCTGGTCGACACCGCACCACCGGTCGCCGACCTGGTGGCCGAGCTGAACGCCTCGGGCGTACGGGTCTCCGTGGCCAACGTCGACGTGGCGGACCCGGAGGCGCTCGCCGCGGCGGTCACGGGCATTCCCGCGGAGTTCCCGCTGACGGCCGTCCTGCATCTCGCGGCGCCGCTGGCCGCCGAGACGGGGCAGTTGGACGCGGCGCGGATCGAGGACGAGTGGGCGGCGACAGTGGCGGGTGCGGTGAACCTCTGCGCGCTCGGCAGCAGCCATGAGCTGTCGGTCCTGGTGCTCGGGTGCTCGATCGTGGGCGTCCTGCCCAGCCCGGGCCTGGGCAACCAGGCGCCGGCCCACGCCTATCTGAGCGCGCTGGCCCAGGGGTGCCGGGCGCGGGGCGTTCCGGCGACCTCGGTGTGCTGGGGTTCGATCGACGAGCCCGACACGGCCGTCGGCGCCGCCAAGCAGCTGAGGACCAACGGGATGCCCGCACTGCCCCAGCGCTCGGCCGCCGCCCTGCTGCGGCAGGCGGTCATGGCCGACATGGCCTCCGTGGTCATCGCGGACATCGACTGGGCCTGGATGACCGCACACGCCTCCGAGCTGGGAACGGATCGGCTCTTCGATGGCCTTTCCGGCCCTTCGGCCACGCCGCATACGCACCACGGTCGGTGA
- a CDS encoding acyl carrier protein, which produces MNTHTTVNNHTPGDAGPQGDGSAMQTEKSETALDGAALHQALAIATAEEREDILRETVRAQLADILAPAVVDDDSNFLENGLTSLTALELTRNLMTLTDVEIPLVAILEYPTPAQLGHYLAEAYAAVNSGDGATA; this is translated from the coding sequence ATGAACACACACACCACCGTCAACAACCACACGCCCGGCGACGCCGGCCCTCAAGGAGACGGATCCGCGATGCAGACGGAGAAGAGCGAAACCGCACTGGACGGGGCGGCGCTGCACCAGGCGCTCGCCATCGCCACGGCCGAGGAGCGCGAGGACATCCTGCGGGAGACCGTGCGCGCGCAGCTCGCCGACATCCTGGCACCCGCCGTGGTGGACGACGACAGCAACTTCCTGGAGAACGGCCTCACTTCGCTGACCGCTCTCGAGCTCACCCGCAATCTGATGACGCTCACCGACGTGGAGATCCCCCTCGTCGCCATTCTGGAGTACCCCACCCCCGCCCAGCTCGGCCACTACCTCGCCGAGGCGTACGCCGCGGTCAACTCCGGTGACGGCGCCACGGCCTAG
- a CDS encoding cytochrome P450, producing MYPPESRFTHVDNIDLTDLSFWAQPYGDRDAAFAALRRRPEPVLFREPVMPGFGRGSGYYAMVRHADIAEVSRRPQDFGSLPTAISIIDLPEEFNSFFGSMINMDNPQHARLRRLVSRAFGRGMAAEFEVASQKAARKIVDDLIADGPGDFVRNVAAIMPIAVLSGMMGIPGDDYEFIYDRSNVIVGTFDPEYVPRADQATAALLKTSHELADYISRLAADRTRNPTGDLVTRLVQAQIDGERLSPEELSSFFILLVVAGMETTRNAISRGLVLLTEHPEQRKLLLSDFETYAPGAVEEILRVATPINWMRRTVKRDCEVNGHRFQEGDKLLLFYWSANRDEDVFTDPYQFDITRDPNPHMTFGSVGPHFCLGAHLARMEVTVLFRELFGRLPEIRTVGEPRRLVASFVEAIKHVDCAF from the coding sequence GTGTATCCCCCGGAATCGAGGTTCACCCATGTCGACAACATCGACCTCACCGACTTGTCCTTCTGGGCCCAGCCCTACGGCGACCGTGACGCCGCCTTCGCGGCGCTGCGCCGGCGGCCGGAGCCCGTGCTCTTCCGTGAGCCGGTCATGCCCGGGTTCGGGCGTGGGTCCGGCTATTACGCGATGGTCAGGCACGCCGATATCGCCGAGGTGAGCCGCCGTCCGCAGGACTTCGGCTCGCTGCCCACCGCGATCAGCATCATCGATCTGCCGGAGGAGTTCAACAGCTTCTTCGGATCGATGATCAATATGGACAATCCCCAGCACGCCCGGCTGCGCCGGCTGGTGTCCCGCGCGTTCGGCCGGGGAATGGCCGCCGAGTTCGAGGTGGCGTCCCAAAAGGCGGCCCGGAAGATTGTCGACGACCTCATCGCGGACGGCCCGGGCGACTTCGTACGGAACGTCGCGGCGATCATGCCGATCGCGGTGCTCAGCGGCATGATGGGCATTCCCGGCGACGACTACGAGTTCATTTACGACCGGTCCAATGTCATCGTCGGCACCTTCGACCCCGAATACGTTCCCCGGGCCGATCAGGCCACCGCCGCCCTGCTGAAGACCTCCCATGAACTCGCCGACTACATCTCACGGCTCGCCGCCGACCGCACCCGTAACCCCACCGGGGATCTGGTCACCCGGCTGGTGCAGGCGCAGATCGACGGTGAGCGGCTGAGCCCCGAAGAGCTCTCCTCCTTCTTCATCCTGCTCGTCGTCGCCGGAATGGAGACCACCCGTAACGCGATCTCACGTGGTCTGGTGCTGCTCACCGAACATCCGGAGCAGCGGAAGCTGCTGCTCTCCGACTTCGAGACCTACGCGCCGGGCGCGGTCGAGGAGATTCTGCGGGTCGCGACCCCCATCAACTGGATGCGCCGCACCGTCAAACGGGACTGCGAGGTGAACGGCCACCGCTTCCAGGAGGGCGACAAGTTGCTGCTCTTCTACTGGTCCGCCAACCGGGACGAGGACGTCTTCACCGACCCCTATCAGTTCGACATCACCCGGGACCCCAATCCGCATATGACCTTCGGGTCGGTCGGCCCGCACTTCTGCCTGGGCGCCCATCTGGCCCGCATGGAGGTCACGGTCCTCTTCCGTGAGCTGTTCGGCCGGCTGCCGGAGATCCGCACCGTGGGGGAGCCCCGGCGGCTGGTGGCCAGCTTCGTCGAGGCCATCAAACACGTGGACTGCGCGTTCTGA
- a CDS encoding alpha/beta fold hydrolase: MDLSVPVTDDVKLHFRHRPGTASLPFLLVHGMASSARLWDEVADHLAAAGHAVYAVDLRGHGDSDTPETGYDTQTAVADLVAASAALGLDRVVVAGHSWGGNVSVRLTAEHPELVAALALVDGGWLEPAKAFASWDAFVGALRPASLEGATVQSVSDYFRAIHPDWSPAAIEAAVDTMLVNPDGSLSRRMSTEQHMSILHSIWNEPPRPWYAAITVPTLLMPAIPKGADGKWADRIRSRIRETTADLRHATMREYLDSEHDLHAQRPRRVADDLLDLARGVQPALDAR, from the coding sequence ATGGATCTTTCCGTGCCCGTAACCGACGATGTGAAATTGCATTTCCGGCACCGGCCGGGAACGGCGTCGCTTCCCTTTCTCCTGGTCCATGGCATGGCCTCCAGCGCCCGGCTGTGGGACGAGGTGGCCGACCATCTGGCCGCCGCGGGCCATGCGGTGTACGCGGTGGATCTGCGTGGCCACGGTGACTCCGACACACCGGAAACCGGCTACGACACCCAGACCGCGGTCGCGGATCTGGTGGCGGCGTCCGCCGCCCTCGGGCTGGACCGGGTGGTGGTGGCCGGCCACTCCTGGGGCGGCAATGTCTCGGTGCGGCTGACCGCCGAGCACCCCGAGCTGGTGGCCGCGCTGGCCCTCGTGGACGGCGGCTGGCTGGAGCCGGCCAAGGCGTTCGCGTCCTGGGACGCGTTCGTCGGGGCGTTGCGGCCCGCGTCCCTGGAGGGCGCCACCGTGCAGAGCGTGAGCGACTACTTCCGCGCCATCCACCCGGACTGGTCCCCGGCGGCGATCGAGGCCGCGGTGGACACGATGCTGGTGAACCCGGACGGCTCGCTGTCCCGGCGCATGTCCACCGAGCAGCACATGTCGATCCTGCACAGCATCTGGAACGAGCCGCCGAGGCCGTGGTACGCGGCCATCACGGTGCCCACTCTGCTGATGCCCGCCATTCCCAAGGGCGCGGACGGGAAGTGGGCGGACCGCATCCGCTCCCGCATCAGGGAGACCACGGCCGATCTGCGCCACGCGACGATGCGCGAATATCTCGACTCCGAGCACGATCTGCACGCCCAGCGTCCGCGGCGGGTGGCCGACGATCTGCTCGACCTGGCCCGCGGCGTCCAGCCGGCCCTCGACGCTCGCTGA